Below is a genomic region from Cottoperca gobio chromosome 24, fCotGob3.1, whole genome shotgun sequence.
ACAGACGGAGATGAGAAAGTTGTGAAAGCTTATGACCCTCattccagagagtcaaaatgcAGAATTAATCAATTACTGTCTGAGCCGACGCCCTCTGTTAGCAAGTCTTTCACAGAGAAAAGGGTGAGGCACCGAGAAGACGAGATTAAAGGCCCGTTTGAAGTCACAGCACCTCATAGAAGTACGTGCGTGAGCTCATGTTCTGCCACCTCGGAGGGTCGTTGGGAAGAATCCCCgcagcagagcaacacacatGTCTGGACACAGCAACATGCCAGCGCTTTGACGGACAACAGAGTTTCCCCTGGGGCCTGGAGAAATCAGGAAGTTATTGTTAGTTTTGAGAACGACCACATGGAGAGCGTCTCAAGCTCTAACATGGAAACTCTATCCACAGTCTGcgatgaaacaaaaacacatttccatctcTGCCAGTGCAGCAAGTCAAGGCCAGGAAGCAGCGAAGGCTCAAACTGGGCCAAAGGTCAGAAACAAGCTACAACAACAGCATTTTGTCTTTGTGCGCCAAACAACACAAGTCGAGTCCCGACACCTCTGAATTCATTTCCCACGCACTCCACCGCAAGAAGCACTACTGGTGGTGGCAGTCAGGATGAAGATAGATCACCCTCCCAGTGTCACCACTTTCCCAAGCTCCCAtcccctcctccctgcctcGGCCTCCACGGTTCACACTTTAACCTGTCAGGGGACGACTACGCCAGCGAGGCTGAGGAGGGATGGATGTTCCCGGGGATCCAGAAACACGAGAGGAGTGTTGGATCTGGATTAGACCCTCAGCAACAATCCTCTTCCTGCAGCTCTAGCACAGACCATCAAACTCAGGGTGATTCTGatatttatttcacatatttcaGCCTACAACTAGCCACAAGTTTAGCGACTTATTCAGACCATCAGgggaaaaacaagaaatatatctaaatatattatattgtaattctTGCAATGCTGCTCAGTAATCGCAGTACACCGCTCTCCTGCAAGCGGTGACCAACCACAGagctttatgcaaatgaatgtGCGATGACGTCATCTGTTGAATGCCAGTAATACTACTGTCATTGGAAAAGATTTGGCAACACTggacacaacattttatttccctctgCTCGGTTTTGTAAATGGAGCCTTTGTTCTCTTGGGAGGCGACAGAATTCCAAACTGATGGTGTTATTATTCTTTATCcgttacattgtgcaatcaacataaTCACAATGATGagttaaagcaaaaacatttgccTGTTGCCGCTTTAAGGCCCGATTTAACATATATTTAGTTCTGGTTTTAAACCCATCTGCATCTTAAAATCGTAATTgttttcaacaaacaaaaaacaagttcTTCCCTCCAggatccagttctctttatgaCAGTTTGCATATattgtattctgtattttactatATGTACACAGGGCTCTATCACCATGCACCATGCGCCAAGTGCCCGATACATTACAGCAGGGCGCATTAGAGTTTTTCTGGAGTTTTTAATATAATGATTCACTTTTAATGTAAGCAATGGGAGAGAACAATTCTCTAAGTCATAATTCTTGAAGCTGTCTTTTGTTCAGGGCGTCAGAACACGTTGAAGCTTCAATCACTGACATCAGAAAGGAAACCTGACGCTCCACATGTTGCAGAAGCGGCACAAACATCGAGCGGATTTCTCAGGTAAGAAGCAGCTTGTGGTATTTTCTGATCGCATGCGAAATGGAATTATTTTCTAAACCTACTGCACTAAATTATCACCTGATCAACAATCTGACATCTGAGCAGCCCTGCTTGGGCCCAGGAAGGATGTTGGTGTCCTTTTATCAGTTCAGCGTAATGCTCGATGAAGCTTCCTTTCTCTTTTATCGTCatatcttttctttccttctgcaGATGGCACGCACATCACATGTTATTCAAATGATATACAAAATGCCGCCACtcgcaaaaaacaaaaaacagttttagAAGATCATAATGAGATTAAGGGAGGATGAAGTTTTCTTTAGACTGTAGTCCCTGACAGACTCTGTTTAACTATTACAATAATAGTTAACTGTGTTGATGCCATCATAAGGGCAATACTTTATGATACctgcaaaaataacattttcccatcagtctcagctgtactttgtgctcTGTGAACAGcacacgttagcatgctaacacactaaatgAACTCTTATAATGTTCTGCTTGTTTCCTAAGTTGCTCTGTTTatatgcagagaaagagaggatgagaCCGATGAGCTGAAGAGAGGCTGCGGACGGGGAGACGAGAGTCCGGACGTGAGAAATCAACAAAGTCTGCACAAACTGCAAACCACTGAAGTCCAGGTCGGTTATTGGGAGGAGAAACTTTCAGTAGACGAgtttaaaaaacagtttttccttttatttacaCAATTAATGTCATTGAGGTCTCATTTAAAAGAGACGCTGATTAGGACACAACAGTAACACGACATAAACCAGCAGCACTGGATCTACTGTACAGGCTGCAGCAACACAGAAGAATAATAAGATTACACATTCTTCAATCAGCAACGATATTTGGCAACTATAACTGCTTCGGTGTTTCTCATGACATCATTGAGCTGTTTCACAACACCACCTCTCCCGCTAAGCTGCACATATGTCCTTGTGAAATGGCTGAGTAACCCTTCTCTGTGTCAGAGCCATGTCTCCATAATAAGTTACTGACTTTCATTTCTGAAAAGCTCCAGTATTCCCTGAAGCCATGAATACCGCCCACACCTACTGTACAGCGTGTATGTTGCAGAACTGGTAGCACCGGTGTTGCATTGTCGTATGCATTTAGTAGCTAGCGAGCTCTTTAATGGCTCTACTCAGCGTTGCCTTTAAATACAAGGACACAAAGTCTGAAGTAAATGTGAAACTTGCACTCGACAACAAGATTGTTGCAGAGGTTGCCCATGAAAGTGGAGAAGGGTGCTGCTGGGAAATGACCTgggaaacataaagaaacttaaagaaacttaaaggaacataaagaaacataaaggaacataaaggaacataaaggaacataaaggaacataaaggaacataaagaaacttaaaggaacataaaggaacataaaggaacataaaggaacataaagaaacttaaaggaacataaaggaacataaaggaacataaaggaacataaagaaacttaaaggaacataaaggaacataaaggaacataaaggaacataaaggaacataaagaaacttaaagaaacttaaaggaacataaaggaacataaaggaacataaagaaacataaagaaacttaaagaaacataaaggaacataaaggaacataaagaaacataaaggaacataaagaaacataaaggaacataaagaaacataaagaaacataaaggaacataaaggaacataaagaaacttaaaggaacataaaggaacataaaggaacataaaggaacataaagaaacataaaggaacataaaggaacataaagaaacataaagaaacataaaggaacataaagaaacataaagaaacataaaggaacataaagaaacataaaggaacataaagaaacttaaagaaacataaaggaacataaaggaacataaagaaacttaaagaaacataaagaaacataaaggaatCTCACTAATGTTCAATTTACCTGCAAAACTTAGAAGGTGATAATTATTGTGCATTTCATTTTGATGATTTTCCTGGACAAGTTTCTCCCTGTTGTTCTAAAGTCGGTCTCCTGCTTGCCATACAGGAGACGTCATTATTGCAGCTTTGAAACCTTAAGGACAGGAGGCGTGGGGAAAGCTGCTTTTATTTGACTTACCGACACTGTGCAAACATTGCTTTTTGTGAAGAGTGAGAAACTACGTGTTTCCCAGGAGCTCAGAGGGAtgcaaatgttcaaatgttattatctcctcttttacattttataatgtcaTATTATTCTGAATTGCAAAGCAACATCTGCTGGTGATTCTTGGCCGATCGGGAACGTGTAGAGCTTGTTCTCTCAGATAATAGATACTCTACTGATCCCAAGAGAAATGCAGACATCCTACAGCTTATAAGACGCATCGAGAGACACAGGAATACAGGAtagaaacataaaggaacataaagaaacattaagaaacataaagaaacataaaggaacataaagaaacataaagaaacttaaaggaacataaagaaacataaagaaacataaagaaacttaaaggaacataaagaaacacaaagaaacataaaaaaaacataaaagaacataaagaaacataaagaaacatatagaaacttaaagaaacataaagaaacataaagaaacataaagaaacatatagaaacttaaagaaacataaagaaacacaaagaaacataaaaaaacataaagaaacataaaaaaacataaaagaacataaagaaacacaaagaaacataaaaaaacataaaagaacataaagaaacatatagaaacataaagaaacatatagaaacataaagaaacatatagaaacataaagaaacatatagaaacataaagaaacatatagaaacttaaagaaacattaagaaacataaagaaacataaagaaacataaagaaacacaaagaaacataaaaaaacataaaagaacataaagaaacataaagaaacataaagaaacatatagaaacataaagaaacataaaggaacattaagaaacataaagaaacataaagaaacataaagaaacatatagaaacttaaagaaacttaaaggaacataaagaaacttaaaggaacataaagaaacataaagaaacataaagaaacatgaagaaacatatagaaacttaaagaaacttaaaggaacataaagaaacttaaaggaacataaagaaacataaagaaacataaaggaacataaagaaacataaagaaacataaagaaacttaaaggaacataaagaaacataaagaaacttaaaggaacataaagaaacataaagaaacttaaaggaacataaagaaacataaagaaacttaaaggaacataaagaaacataaagaaacataaagaaacatatagaaacttaaagaaacttaaaggaacataaagaaacataaagaaacttaaaggaacataaaggaacataaaggaacataaagaaacattaagaaacttaaaggaacataaaggaacataaagaaacttaaaggaacataaaggaacataaagaaacattaagaaacttaaaggaacaaaggaacataaaggaacataaagaaacttaaaggaacataaaggaacataaagaaacttaaaggaacataaagaaacataaagaaacttaaaggaacataaagaaacttaaaggaacataaaggaacattaagaaacttaaaggaacataaaggaacataaagaaacataaaggaacataaaggaacataaaggaacataaagaaacataaagaaacttaaaggaacataaaggaacataaaggaacataaagaaacattaagaaacttaaaggaacataaaggaacataaaggaacataaagaaacttaaaggaacataaagaaacataaagaaacataaaggaacataaagaaacataaagaaacattaagaaacttaaaggaacataaaggaacataaaggaacattaagaaacataaagaaacttaaaggaacataaagaaacataaagaaacattaagaaacttaaaggaacataaaggaacataaaggaacataaagaaacttaaaggaacataaaggaacataaaggaacataaaggaacataaagaaacataaagaaacataaggaacataaagaaacataaagaaacataaagaaacttaaaggaacataaaggaacataaaggaacataaaggaacataaaggaacataaagaaacataaagaaacataaagaaacttaaaggaacataaagaaacataaagaaacataaaggaacataaagaaacataaagaaacttaaaggaacataaagaaacataaagaaacattaagaaacttaaaggaacataaagaaacataaagaaacataaagaaacttaaaggaacataaaggaacataaaggaacataaagaaacttaaaggaacattaagaaacttaaaggaacataaaggaacataaaggaacataaagaaacataaagaaacataaagaaacataaagaaacttaaaggaacataaagaaacataaagaaacttaaaggaacttaaagaaacattaagaaacaaaaaagtaatttaaaaagtgCAAGAATAATGATTTTTATtgataatataaaaacagtttctGTTTCCTAAAAGCCTCATGAACGCTCATATCTCAGCACAGCTCCACTCCAGCACCAGACTCTGTTTATCAGCAGCTGAATCGAATGCAGTCCAACAACAATCCTGCAATAACGTCTCCCTCCATGAAGGTTGTACTGTTTTCATGTTATTGCGTGATACTGGCAGATGTGTATATTATTTTGTCAACCTAATTCATATCAATGAGGACAGGTGTAACAACAAGCACAGCAAATACATGACCATAAAGTTGAATGAACACTTGTCATTGTTAGGAGCAATGTCTTAATCATGGTGACGAATTCAATGCAACATATATCTTCACGATCtttcattaaaatgacattaagtgAGTTACTAGAACTGCAAGTAAATAAATTGTCGGCATAACATTTTGAGGATATTTTCTAGAACTATGATGACGTTAAACTATTTAACGAGCATATATAGCTTTTTCCCTCAAAATGTAAGTTTTGATATAATATAGAGATAATTTCTTTAATTTTGCATCTTGTCCCAAACCTTAGTGGTGAATAAGACGAAGGTGTTGCATAATGACGTGCTGAGCACCGGTTGGGTTTTCCGATGACACATCCCAGTTTTTACTTTCGTTTTGACTTTAATCAGCTTGAAGGTATTTCCTGTTTCCTGAGGGAGACTGTTCATCAGGTGTGATgcagagctggaaaacacagcGTTGCgctaaacaaacatttacaaacatacTCCCACGTCTTCAGGTCAACACATGAGTCACAAACGGTgtgctacgtgtgtgtgtgtgtttgtgtgtgtgtgtgtgtgtgtgtgtgtgtgtaggccctCAGGCAGCAGATGGAGACCCTTCAGCAGCAGTtcaagcagagagagagtgattgGTCCGAAGTTCGACACCAGCTGGATGAGCTGATCAGAGAAAACTCTGAGTTGATGAAGAAACTCACAGATGCGCCACAGTGCCGCCTGGTGGCCGGACGgtgtactgcacacacacacgctcacgaCCAGGAGGGACGGACAGAGGTAAGATACACCGTCTGGTCTCCTCTTGAAGTCACAATCTCCCCCATGTTATCCAGTTTTTCAGTTCAATTTATGGTgaatttcaatatattttatttaaagcagaCATTGCAATATCTCGTGCgtgttttattataaagaagAAATCTATTATTACCTAATAGTGTCCAAAAACTGTTTCAAATGAGCGAGTCAACGTGACCTGAGAGGAATTTTTATGTTGAAATAAACACTTATCATGATGTTACAGTCAAACTGTAGTGAGGAAATAATAACTCAGAACATTTTACAGGTTCAAAcgcatttttaaaaacaacacattgaagGAATATGAGATGGATGATCGGAGAACAAtgtttttatctgtgttttgtttgttttattcggATTgaattgttcttttgttttgaattttCCATCGATATGATCGAGGTGTGTTTGGCGAACACTGGGGTGGAAAGTttcaatatttgtataataataataatatataaaacttGTAATATAAGTAGTCAAGGCATCGAGCGCCAAGTAACACAACTCTTCCCTTAataccttttacatttttaatgcttCTTCTATGCAATTGTTTTCGTTCAGTTAAACACTTAAAGCTCCCGGCCTATTAGTGCATTTAGCTTCACTGCTGTGTAAATCTAGTGGTATCATATTATTCCAGCATATAATACGCCGTTAAGTGGTCTTTAAGCACCCGGCAATAATTTATGAAGACGGACAAAGGGTGGCGTCAAGGCGCTGACTAACCTCATCAAATGTTTATGCAGTGCAAGTGGATCTGCTCCTGTGCCAGTTGTGTCGCTGCACAGACCTGATTTTACCTTCACAAAGTAAAGAGTTATAACCTTGTGTGgaaacaattaataaatcaagGATTGAAGCTCTTTcagggaaaacaaagaaaatatttcataGAAATAATcgtattaaataaaatgttccctATTAGAGATGTGAAATTTCCTCAAATAATTccaaaaaagagaaatcaaacaaaaaatgtgtttaattcacCATAAACTGGATGACTCTTAACCACCATGTTGACAATTTTATACCgattatttctttattcaagtacggcacagatacggaaactaggcatgatttccaatgttattttatactattttaattctgctatttttatactatttctataatggtacttcagactcatttacatcaacactgtgattattgtactgtaaatgctcttattctgtctaatcttgtactaattgttatgttttgctgtgaattctgctattttctattattttaattctgctattttatattttaattctgctattttatgttattttaactctattttataatattttaattttgctattttatactatttttaatgctacttctcactcatttacatcaacactgtgattattgttctgtaaatgctcttattctgtctaatattgtactaattgttatgttttttctgtgaagcactttgtgctgcaattcttgtgtgaaaggtgctctacagataaagcttattattattattgttattattattattattattattattattattctctcaGGGCTGCAGCCTGGTGAGACGGAAAGTGACTTCTGCAGACCAGAAGACGAAAACGTTCACGTTCTTCAACGGAGAcatcaaacacattttggaAGATGGGAAAGTGGTGAGCTCCTTTACGTGTGTTTAAACACTTCATATTATTTGTCTCCATGGTTGTATTTTTGCGCCACATTGGCCTCaaacaatgtaaatattaatgtcTTCATCTTTTCATATGATCTCTAACATCAAGTGCGTTTGTGTTTCAGCTGTATTACTATGCTGGATCACAGACGACACAGACCGTCCACCCGACTGGTCTGGAGGTCCTTCACTTCCCCAACAAGCAGATcggtaagggggggggggggggggggggctgctgtGCACGAGACAATGGGCCCCACCACCTCGTCTACATTGGAGCAAGACACAGACTTTATAGctgtttagcctctttttgttgttagATATAAAAGATACACAAAGAACATTTTGAGTCCTACTAAACCTCGTTGTACACATTTGAGGTGAAAGTGTTTCCCATAAGCA
It encodes:
- the LOC115003886 gene encoding uncharacterized protein LOC115003886; translated protein: MAENIRVIPMQSGLNVAVRTSNDDDISLEGLMFPACVLLHWIMSSEKPPVFPGSSPPSEGRRPEDGPVATRHSPDTTTGTDQTVPEDGEQDPGRPSGGRNIRPAHPEHRVGEELKVHEISEPSQLQTLSGMMRLAEKRYFLWEDEGASWMDRNNLKVTDQPELQGRASLSLQQPSRKLTSGLQRRSSASSTVFKDEGTQLETFQSLTFQPEHSRKLETLQDVCVGPYNPQTPECSQRENQTNQVFPRVQSQEQAYVNTPLMLQRETLPIQVKQITTDGDEKVVKAYDPHSRESKCRINQLLSEPTPSVSKSFTEKRVRHREDEIKGPFEVTAPHRSTCVSSCSATSEGRWEESPQQSNTHVWTQQHASALTDNRVSPGAWRNQEVIVSFENDHMESVSSSNMETLSTVCDETKTHFHLCQCSKSRPGSSEGSNWAKGQKQATTTAFCLCAPNNTSRVPTPLNSFPTHSTARSTTGGGSQDEDRSPSQCHHFPKLPSPPPCLGLHGSHFNLSGDDYASEAEEGWMFPGIQKHERSVGSGLDPQQQSSSCSSSTDHQTQGRQNTLKLQSLTSERKPDAPHVAEAAQTSSGFLREREDETDELKRGCGRGDESPDVRNQQSLHKLQTTEVQALRQQMETLQQQFKQRESDWSEVRHQLDELIRENSELMKKLTDAPQCRLVAGRCTAHTHAHDQEGRTEGCSLVRRKVTSADQKTKTFTFFNGDIKHILEDGKVLYYYAGSQTTQTVHPTGLEVLHFPNKQIEKRHPGGKREILFPDQTIKYLEPDGSERTIFSDGTVVLLSPSGEKTVDFPNGQREVHTSQYKRREYPDGTVKTIYPDGRQETKYASGRVRTKEKDKVTI